From the genome of Symphalangus syndactylus isolate Jambi chromosome 7, NHGRI_mSymSyn1-v2.1_pri, whole genome shotgun sequence, one region includes:
- the LOC134737081 gene encoding variable charge X-linked protein 3-like, with the protein MTKLYYLTGEGGPCCCCALLLEAWNECKVAGLICKGDRNQETSGLPAEIFVLIFINVIYNQLAELVEDGWKAESLPTAGPPASTKRTRKRKSSSQLRPRSPKKCPKIPKKGKATHRGRARKKSAPKKTAAVRTPEDGSGPAPSGPSVPLNQELPQHELQPEAPSEGTQPEEKLSKGTQPEEQVNEGTQPDPLSEGTQAEEQSEGTQPDPLSEGTQAEEQSEGTQPDSLSEGTQPDPLSEGTQAEKQSEGTQPDSLSEGTQPDPLSEGTQPDPLSEGTATNSILSLSSE; encoded by the exons ATGACTAAACTTTATTATCTGACGGGTGAAGGTGGGCCCTGCTGCTGCTGTGCTCTACTCCTTGAGGCTTGGAATGAATGCAAAGTTGCAGGGCTAATCTGCAAAGGG GACAGGAACCAAG AAACTTCAGGGTTACCTGCTGAAATTTTTGTCTTAATATTCATCAATGTCATTTATAACCAGTTAGCAG AACTTGTTGAAGATGGATGGAAAGCCGAGAGCCTGCCCACCGCCGGACCACCAGCCAGCACCAAGAGGACACGAAAGAGGAAGTCCTCCTCTCAGCTAAGGCCCAGAAGCCCTAAGAAGTGTCCCAAGATACCGAAGAAGGGAAAAGCAACTCATCGAGGGAGAGCCAGGAAGAAAAGTGCTCCAAAAAAGACCGCGGCTGTAAGAACACCTGAGGACGGGAGCGGGCCGGCACCATCCGGCCCCAGTGTCCCGCTGAACCAGGAGCTCCCTCAGCATGAGCTGCAGCCGGAGGCACCGAGTGAGGGGACCCAGCCAGAGGAAAAACTGAGTAAGGGGACCCAGCCGGAAGAGCAAGTGAATGAGGGGACCCAGCCAGACCCACTGAGTGAGGGGACGCAGGCGGAGGAACAGAGTGAGGGGACACAGCCGGACCCACTGAGTGAGGGGACGCAGGCGGAGGAACAGAGTGAGGGGACACAGCCGGACTCACTGAGTGAGGGGACACAGCCGGACCCACTGAGTGAGGGGACGCAGGCGGAAAAACAGAGTGAGGGGACACAGCCGGACTCACTGAGTGAGGGGACACAGCCGGACCCACTGAGTGAGGGGACACAGCCGGACCCACTGAGTGAGGGGACTGCAACCAACTCCATTCTCTCCCTGAGCAGCGAGTAA